In Delphinus delphis chromosome 11, mDelDel1.2, whole genome shotgun sequence, one genomic interval encodes:
- the TNFRSF13C gene encoding tumor necrosis factor receptor superfamily member 13C: protein MRRGARGLRGRDMPATPQCLQAQCFDPLVRKCVACSLLRTTEPRPGGPSSLAPGTALQPQESVGPGATAEAALPLPALLFGAPALLGLALALVLLGLVSWRRRRRRPGAAAASEALEAPDRDQDAPEPLDGDNVLSLGTLDATAPIWLPPSEDPATTPPAHSVPVPATELGSTELVTTKTAGPEQP, encoded by the exons ATGAGGCGAGGGGCGAGGGGCCTGAGGGGCAGAGACATGCCGGCCACCCCGCAGTGCCTGCAGGCCCAGTGCTTCGACCCGCTGGTTCGCAAATGCGTGGCCTGCAGTCTCCTCCGGACGACAGAGCCTAGACCGG GTGGCCCGAGCAGTCTGGCGCCCGGGACGGCGCTGCAGCCGCAGGAGTCGGTGGGCCCGGGGGCCACGGCCGAGGCCGCGCTGCCGCTCCCGGCGCTGCTCTTCGGCGCCCCCGCGCTGCTGGGCCTGGCGCTGGCCCTGGTCCTGCTGGGCCTGGTGAGCTGGAGGCGCCGACGGCGGCGGCCCGGCGCGGCGGCCGCCTCAGAGGCCCTGGAGGCCCCGGACAGAGACCAGGATG ccccagAGCCCCTGGACGGTGACAACGTCCTCTCCCTGGGAACCCTGGATGCCACAGCTCCCATCTGGCTTCCGCCCAGTGAAGACCCAGCTACCACCCCACCTGCCCACAGCGTACCTGTGCCAGCCACAGAGCTGGGTTCCACTGAGCTGGTGACCACTAAGACGGCCGGCCCGGAGCAACCATAG